A portion of the Streptococcus sp. Marseille-Q6470 genome contains these proteins:
- a CDS encoding thiamine-binding protein, with amino-acid sequence MKASIALQVLPLSQGVDRIALIDQVIAYLQAQGVTMVVTPFETVLEGEFDELMRILKEAIEVAGQGADNVFANVKINVGEILSIDEKLEKYNETAY; translated from the coding sequence ATGAAAGCAAGCATTGCTTTACAAGTCCTGCCCCTGTCACAAGGGGTTGACCGCATAGCTCTTATCGATCAAGTCATTGCCTATCTGCAAGCTCAAGGAGTAACCATGGTGGTGACACCCTTTGAAACAGTTTTAGAGGGAGAATTTGATGAGCTCATGCGTATTCTCAAAGAAGCGATAGAAGTGGCAGGCCAAGGAGCAGACAATGTCTTTGCCAATGTGAAAATAAATGTAGGAGAGATTTTAAGCATTGATGAGAAACTTGAAAAGTATAATGAGACGGCATATTAG
- a CDS encoding CoF synthetase, whose product MKKITFLKTFIQTRWLHHFKSRDALENYQKKQLAAYMAFLKRESPYFKNGVPSDFDHMDKAFMMAHFNELNTQEVDRDEALALAIESEKTRNFTELKGEIAVGLSSGTSGHRGIFITTEKERSMWAAAILAKMLPKGQLFGHRIAFFLRADNELYQTINTALIRLEYFDIFKNTDEHIERLNSYQPTIVVAPASMLIELSKRLKAGELKIHPQKIVSVAEILEDSDKERIADAFSLSIIDQVYQATEGFLACTCPAGNLHLNEDIIFVEKHYLDDRRFYPVITDFKRSSQPVYRYQLNDILVENPEPCPCGSHYTRIDKVEGRSDDIFYFEGLDGGQVTIFPDFIRRCILFVENVGDYQVKQHSEKLVEVCLSRRDEQVETAITEQFRLLAQQKEFKTPEIKFSDYHWDTSRKLKRIQRL is encoded by the coding sequence ATGAAAAAAATAACCTTTCTTAAAACGTTTATCCAAACTCGGTGGCTTCATCATTTTAAATCTCGAGACGCTTTAGAAAACTATCAGAAAAAGCAACTAGCTGCCTATATGGCCTTTCTTAAACGTGAGTCGCCTTATTTTAAAAATGGGGTACCTAGCGACTTTGACCATATGGACAAAGCTTTTATGATGGCTCATTTTAATGAGCTCAACACCCAAGAAGTGGATCGAGACGAGGCCTTGGCTTTGGCTATCGAAAGTGAAAAGACTCGAAATTTCACAGAACTTAAAGGAGAAATAGCTGTCGGTCTTTCTTCAGGGACATCCGGGCATCGGGGAATCTTTATTACAACCGAAAAAGAGCGAAGTATGTGGGCGGCGGCAATCCTAGCCAAGATGTTGCCTAAAGGTCAACTTTTTGGACACCGCATCGCCTTTTTCCTCAGAGCGGATAATGAACTCTATCAGACAATCAATACGGCACTCATTCGTTTAGAATACTTTGATATTTTCAAGAATACAGATGAGCATATAGAGCGTCTCAATAGTTATCAACCGACTATTGTAGTGGCACCTGCTTCTATGTTGATTGAATTGAGCAAGCGCCTAAAAGCCGGAGAGCTAAAGATTCATCCGCAAAAAATCGTATCGGTGGCAGAAATATTGGAAGATAGTGATAAAGAACGGATTGCTGATGCTTTTTCTCTATCCATTATTGACCAAGTCTACCAGGCAACCGAAGGTTTTCTAGCTTGTACTTGCCCTGCTGGAAATCTTCATCTCAATGAAGATATCATATTTGTAGAAAAACACTATCTGGACGATCGACGTTTTTATCCAGTGATTACAGACTTTAAACGAAGCAGTCAGCCTGTTTATCGCTATCAGCTCAACGATATCTTAGTTGAAAATCCTGAACCTTGCCCATGTGGATCTCATTACACAAGGATTGACAAGGTCGAAGGTCGATCTGATGATATTTTCTACTTTGAAGGGCTAGATGGAGGTCAAGTCACGATTTTTCCTGACTTTATCAGACGTTGTATTCTCTTTGTGGAGAATGTCGGAGATTACCAAGTCAAACAACATTCTGAGAAGTTAGTGGAAGTTTGTCTGAGTCGGAGGGACGAGCAAGTTGAAACAGCGATTACAGAGCAGTTTCGACTCTTGGCGCAACAAAAAGAGTTTAAAACACCTGAAATAAAATTTTCAGATTATCACTGGGATACAAGTCGTAAACTCAAACGTATCCAACGTTTATGA
- a CDS encoding MBL fold metallo-hydrolase: MSKIIESIEYFPAGYCTSYAGLLFKGVKNRKMTFPAGVFLIKHKEKGYLLYDTGYHYDIKRKLRYGFYRLGTPVQMTEEDQISHLLEAKGIKPEDINYVLLSHLHPDHLGGASFFPHANFILTQEVYDVYKKPKLKDLIFKEFLPATFEERLTVIKADQQNANFNYRPTKDLFGDGSILVASIDGHAKGQACLFIPDYHLFIAADLCWGIDLLPYTKQMHLIPSLVQDSKTDYIKGTELLEEVLRDGIEVVVSHDPVERIERILYEKNNLS; this comes from the coding sequence GGGTGTCAAGAATAGAAAGATGACTTTTCCAGCGGGTGTCTTTTTAATCAAGCATAAGGAAAAGGGCTATCTGCTTTACGATACTGGCTATCACTATGATATTAAGAGGAAACTTCGTTATGGTTTTTATCGTCTAGGAACTCCAGTTCAAATGACGGAGGAGGATCAGATTTCACATTTGCTGGAAGCTAAAGGAATAAAGCCAGAAGACATTAACTATGTCTTGCTATCTCATTTACATCCAGATCATCTAGGAGGGGCTAGCTTCTTTCCTCATGCAAACTTTATCCTGACTCAGGAAGTGTATGATGTTTATAAGAAACCAAAACTAAAAGATTTAATTTTTAAAGAATTTTTACCGGCTACTTTTGAGGAGAGGTTGACAGTTATTAAGGCAGATCAGCAAAATGCTAACTTTAACTATCGGCCTACCAAGGATCTTTTTGGAGACGGAAGTATCCTTGTAGCTTCGATAGATGGTCATGCCAAAGGGCAAGCTTGTCTCTTTATTCCAGACTATCATCTCTTTATCGCGGCAGATCTTTGTTGGGGAATAGACCTCTTGCCTTATACCAAGCAGATGCATCTGATTCCTTCCTTGGTTCAAGATAGCAAGACTGACTATATCAAGGGAACAGAGTTACTGGAAGAAGTCTTGAGAGACGGCATTGAGGTAGTTGTCAGCCATGACCCTGTAGAAAGGATTGAGCGGATTTTGTATGAAAAAAATAACCTTTCTTAA
- a CDS encoding 3-oxoacyl-[acyl-carrier-protein] synthase III C-terminal domain-containing protein, whose protein sequence is MTEVKRHVEIAGYGVCLPKNTVQFKDQTRHRVVENEETQLDLAEAAIQAALKNANLSMKDIDCLVSASAVGVQPIPCTAALIHERVANGLSIPAMDINTTCTSFISALSTMSHLIEAGEYDRVLIVSSEVGSLGLNPKQKESFELFSDGAAAFIFQKSNQDKGVIASLQRTWSEGAHDTEIRGGLTSYQPKEYSEATKTNFMFDMKGKKILLLSARVIPEMFQEFQEKSGISKDAVDYIIPHQASRALPLVMGKLGVDEDKYLNLVTDYGNMVSVAVPFGLAYALDHGYVKEGDTIFLMGTAAGMTVNMLALKL, encoded by the coding sequence ATGACAGAAGTAAAAAGACATGTAGAAATCGCAGGCTATGGAGTTTGCCTTCCAAAAAATACAGTGCAATTTAAAGATCAGACTCGTCATCGTGTGGTTGAAAATGAAGAAACGCAACTCGATTTGGCGGAAGCGGCTATCCAAGCTGCACTTAAAAACGCAAATTTGAGTATGAAAGACATTGATTGCCTTGTATCAGCTAGTGCGGTTGGTGTTCAGCCTATTCCTTGTACAGCAGCTTTGATTCATGAACGTGTGGCAAACGGGCTCTCTATCCCAGCTATGGATATTAATACGACTTGTACAAGTTTTATCTCTGCTCTATCAACTATGTCACATTTGATTGAAGCAGGAGAATATGATCGCGTTTTGATTGTATCTAGTGAAGTTGGTAGCTTGGGGCTTAATCCAAAGCAAAAAGAAAGTTTTGAACTCTTTAGTGATGGGGCAGCAGCCTTTATTTTCCAAAAAAGTAATCAGGACAAAGGAGTTATCGCTAGTCTCCAACGCACTTGGTCAGAGGGAGCTCACGATACAGAGATTCGTGGAGGTTTGACTTCGTATCAACCAAAAGAATACTCTGAAGCGACTAAGACAAATTTCATGTTTGACATGAAAGGCAAGAAAATCCTCTTGCTTTCTGCTCGTGTTATTCCAGAGATGTTCCAAGAATTCCAAGAGAAATCGGGTATTTCTAAAGATGCTGTAGACTATATTATTCCTCACCAAGCTAGTCGTGCTCTTCCTTTGGTTATGGGAAAACTGGGAGTAGATGAAGATAAGTACCTGAATCTTGTTACTGATTATGGGAATATGGTTTCCGTTGCGGTACCTTTTGGTTTAGCTTATGCACTTGATCATGGTTATGTAAAAGAAGGAGATACCATCTTCTTGATGGGAACTGCAGCTGGTATGACGGTCAATATGTTGGCTTTGAAATTGTAA
- the cls gene encoding cardiolipin synthase produces the protein MGIRKFRLLMSKYGFSITIILIELVLVFGIILYMSQIAPIIWVTLVFLISVATVIAIVNRSMSPESKVTWLIVTFVPVFGPLLYLMFGERRLSKKELKQLQELNSIAFHENNGRQLHLQLQETDKPAYGIINALLHMDSNAEVYDHTDSQFFANGEEMWQQMLEDLKRAEKFIFLEYYIVEEGLMWDSILEVLEEKAAQGVEVKMLYDDIGCMVTLPGDYTVYLRSKGIDAHKFNKVIPRMTVAYNNRDHRKILVIDGQISYTGGINLADEYINHIERFGHWKDSGIRIDGPATQAFTRLFLMNWYINRGEISDFDQYHLENQTRFGSGLCIPYGSGPKPIYKTKVGKIVYQNLINQAEDFVYITTPYLIIDYDLTEDIKNAAMRGVDVRIVTPHIPDKKLIQLVTRGAYPDLLSAGVRIFEYTPGFIHSKQMIVDDRFAAVGTINLDYRSLVHHYENAVLLYKTESIADIRKDFEGIFEQSQEIFSDTINPTWYQMIIKEVTQLFAPML, from the coding sequence ATGGGAATCAGAAAATTTCGCTTATTAATGTCCAAGTATGGTTTTAGTATTACGATTATCCTTATAGAATTAGTTCTTGTTTTCGGAATTATTCTTTACATGAGCCAGATTGCTCCGATTATTTGGGTGACTCTTGTATTTTTAATTAGCGTCGCAACGGTTATAGCGATTGTCAATCGTTCGATGTCACCTGAAAGCAAAGTGACTTGGTTGATTGTGACCTTTGTACCTGTGTTTGGTCCACTGCTTTATCTCATGTTCGGTGAGAGAAGACTATCAAAAAAAGAACTGAAGCAACTCCAAGAATTGAATTCTATTGCATTTCATGAGAATAATGGGCGCCAACTCCATTTGCAACTACAGGAGACAGACAAACCAGCTTACGGAATTATCAATGCCTTGCTACATATGGATAGTAATGCAGAAGTCTATGACCATACAGACTCACAATTCTTTGCTAATGGAGAAGAAATGTGGCAACAGATGCTGGAGGATCTTAAAAGAGCTGAAAAGTTTATTTTTCTTGAATACTACATTGTCGAAGAGGGCTTGATGTGGGATAGCATACTCGAAGTTCTGGAAGAAAAGGCAGCTCAGGGAGTCGAAGTCAAGATGCTCTATGACGACATCGGTTGTATGGTGACTTTGCCTGGGGATTATACTGTTTATTTGCGGTCTAAAGGGATTGATGCTCATAAATTTAATAAGGTGATTCCTCGTATGACAGTGGCCTATAACAACCGTGACCACCGGAAAATCTTGGTCATTGATGGGCAGATTTCCTACACTGGTGGAATCAACCTTGCAGACGAATATATCAATCATATTGAACGTTTTGGTCACTGGAAAGATAGTGGGATTCGGATTGATGGTCCGGCGACTCAAGCATTTACCAGACTATTTCTCATGAACTGGTACATCAACCGTGGGGAAATCAGTGACTTTGATCAGTATCATTTGGAAAATCAGACACGATTTGGTAGCGGTCTTTGTATCCCATACGGCAGTGGTCCTAAGCCAATCTATAAAACGAAGGTAGGGAAGATTGTTTATCAAAATCTAATTAACCAAGCAGAGGATTTTGTTTATATCACAACGCCTTATCTCATTATCGATTATGATTTAACAGAGGATATAAAAAATGCGGCGATGCGAGGCGTAGATGTGAGAATAGTCACGCCCCATATACCGGATAAAAAACTCATTCAACTTGTAACACGGGGAGCTTATCCAGATCTTTTATCTGCGGGTGTTCGCATTTTTGAATACACACCTGGTTTTATCCATAGTAAGCAAATGATTGTTGATGATCGATTCGCGGCTGTCGGTACTATTAACTTGGATTATCGTAGCTTGGTTCACCACTATGAAAATGCAGTACTACTCTACAAAACAGAGTCAATAGCGGATATTCGCAAAGATTTTGAAGGAATTTTTGAACAATCTCAAGAAATCTTCTCGGATACCATAAATCCTACATGGTATCAAATGATAATTAAAGAAGTCACGCAGTTATTTGCACCGATGCTTTAA
- a CDS encoding ABC transporter permease: MRNLKSIMRRHISLLGFLGVLSVWQLAGIFNLLPKFILPTPLEILQSFVRDREFLWYHSWATLRVALLGLVLGVLIACIMAVLMDSLSWLNDLIYPMMVVVQTIPTIAIAPILVLWLGYGILPKIVLIILTTTFPIIVSILDGFRHCDKDMLTLFSLMRANPWQILWHFKIPVSLPYFYAGLRVSVSYAFITTVVSEWLGGFEGLGVYMIQSKKLFQYDTMFAIIILVSLISLLGMKLVDISEKYVIKWKRT, translated from the coding sequence ATGAGAAACTTGAAAAGTATAATGAGACGGCATATTAGCCTACTAGGATTTTTGGGTGTCTTGTCCGTTTGGCAGTTGGCAGGCATTTTTAATCTATTGCCTAAATTTATCCTTCCAACTCCACTTGAGATCCTCCAGTCTTTTGTTCGTGACAGAGAATTTCTTTGGTACCATAGTTGGGCAACCTTGAGAGTCGCCTTACTAGGTTTGGTGCTGGGTGTCTTGATAGCTTGTATCATGGCCGTCCTTATGGATAGTCTGAGTTGGCTCAATGATTTGATTTATCCTATGATGGTGGTTGTCCAGACCATCCCGACCATTGCCATAGCTCCTATCCTAGTGTTATGGTTGGGTTATGGGATTCTGCCAAAGATTGTCTTAATCATCTTGACGACTACTTTTCCTATCATTGTCAGCATTTTAGATGGTTTTAGGCATTGTGATAAGGATATGCTGACCTTATTTAGTCTGATGCGTGCAAACCCTTGGCAAATCCTGTGGCATTTTAAAATCCCTGTCAGTCTGCCCTACTTTTATGCCGGTCTGAGGGTCAGTGTCTCCTATGCCTTTATCACTACAGTGGTATCTGAGTGGTTGGGAGGCTTTGAAGGACTAGGTGTCTACATGATTCAATCCAAGAAACTGTTTCAGTATGACACCATGTTCGCGATTATTATTCTGGTATCACTGATCAGTCTTCTAGGTATGAAGCTAGTCGATATCAGTGAAAAATATGTGATTAAATGGAAACGTACTTAA